In Ancylothrix sp. D3o, the following are encoded in one genomic region:
- a CDS encoding dienelactone hydrolase family protein, which produces MADLTRRQFFVMSALAVGFAVAAGPISAQTIKTDSEGLIAGEVKIPVEDGEIPAYRAMPASGNSFPVVLVVQEIFGVHEHIQDVCRRFAKLGYLAIAPEMFARQGDVSGMTNVQEIVSKVVSKVPDAQVMSDLDATIAWAEKSSKGDGNKVGITGFCWGGRVVWMYAAHNPKIKAGVAWYGRLMSDSTALTPKHPIDVAPYLKVPVLGLYGGKDDLIPNEAVEKMRGILKAGESGSEIILYPDAPHGFYADYRPTYRKEPAEDGWRRLLAWFKEYGVS; this is translated from the coding sequence ATGGCTGATTTAACACGCCGGCAGTTTTTTGTAATGTCTGCACTTGCGGTTGGTTTTGCGGTGGCGGCGGGCCCAATTTCAGCCCAAACAATTAAGACGGATAGTGAGGGTTTAATTGCCGGTGAGGTAAAAATTCCGGTAGAGGATGGAGAAATACCGGCTTATCGTGCAATGCCGGCATCTGGTAATAGTTTTCCGGTAGTTTTGGTGGTGCAAGAAATTTTTGGGGTGCATGAACATATTCAGGATGTTTGTCGCCGGTTTGCTAAGTTAGGATATTTAGCAATTGCGCCAGAAATGTTTGCTCGTCAGGGTGATGTTTCGGGGATGACGAATGTTCAAGAGATTGTTTCTAAGGTAGTTTCTAAGGTTCCTGATGCTCAGGTTATGTCTGATTTGGATGCGACAATTGCTTGGGCAGAAAAGTCTAGTAAGGGGGATGGTAATAAGGTTGGAATTACGGGGTTTTGTTGGGGAGGAAGGGTTGTTTGGATGTATGCGGCGCATAATCCTAAAATTAAGGCGGGGGTGGCTTGGTATGGCCGGTTGATGTCTGATTCGACGGCTTTAACGCCTAAGCATCCGATTGATGTTGCGCCGTATTTGAAGGTGCCGGTTTTGGGTTTGTATGGGGGTAAGGATGATTTAATTCCTAATGAGGCGGTAGAGAAAATGCGGGGTATTTTGAAGGCTGGGGAGAGTGGTTCTGAGATTATTTTATACCCGGATGCTCCGCATGGTTTTTATGCTGATTACCGGCCTACTTATCGCAAGGAGCCGGCGGAGGATGGGTGGCGCCGGTTGTTAGCTTGGTTTAAGGAGTATGGGGTGAGTTAG
- a CDS encoding DegT/DnrJ/EryC1/StrS aminotransferase family protein, with product MTPNTINKIPFVDFSHQHQPIQTQLEQAIQTVIQRGDFVLGEALTEFENAFAGACGVKYGIGVACGTDAIALGLQACGIRSGDEILVPANTFIATVIGVLRAGAVPILVDCDVETALIDLEAAEKAISPKTKAILPVHLYGQMVSPKQLLDFAGTHNLFIFEDAAQAHLALSEGYRAGSIGKASAFSFYPSKNLGGFGDGGMVVTPDPDIAKNLRSLRNYGAPQKYLHTDTGTNSRLDTLQAAVLNVKLPHLRKWNQQRNTAAQNYENLLHNKPIIPLQNKTATGHVYHLYVIRIPHPLDRNFFQQQLAEIGIQTGIHYPLPCHLQPAYQNLGYQKGDFPAAETLSQEILSLPMYPGLTPSQIQQVINSIELVLCHQNKL from the coding sequence ATGACGCCAAATACCATAAATAAAATACCGTTCGTTGACTTTAGCCACCAACACCAACCGATCCAAACTCAACTCGAACAAGCAATCCAAACCGTAATTCAACGCGGCGATTTTGTCTTAGGAGAAGCCCTGACAGAATTTGAAAATGCTTTTGCCGGCGCCTGTGGTGTCAAATATGGCATCGGCGTTGCTTGTGGTACTGATGCTATTGCCCTTGGATTACAAGCCTGTGGAATTCGTAGCGGTGATGAAATCTTGGTTCCCGCCAACACTTTTATCGCCACCGTGATCGGAGTTTTGCGGGCCGGTGCAGTTCCTATCCTCGTTGATTGTGACGTAGAAACAGCCTTAATTGACCTGGAAGCAGCCGAAAAAGCAATTTCCCCCAAAACAAAAGCAATCTTGCCGGTGCATTTATACGGCCAAATGGTCTCGCCAAAACAACTCCTCGACTTCGCCGGCACCCATAACCTCTTCATCTTTGAAGACGCAGCCCAAGCCCACCTCGCTTTATCCGAAGGCTACCGCGCCGGCAGCATCGGTAAAGCCAGCGCCTTCAGCTTTTATCCCAGCAAAAACCTCGGCGGTTTTGGTGACGGCGGAATGGTAGTCACCCCCGATCCCGACATTGCCAAAAATCTCCGTTCCCTCCGCAACTACGGCGCCCCCCAAAAATATCTCCACACCGACACCGGCACAAATAGCCGCCTCGACACCCTCCAAGCCGCCGTCTTAAACGTCAAACTTCCACACCTTCGGAAATGGAACCAACAACGAAACACAGCAGCCCAAAACTATGAGAATTTATTGCACAATAAACCTATCATCCCTCTCCAAAACAAAACAGCCACCGGCCATGTTTATCACCTCTATGTTATTCGTATCCCCCACCCCTTAGATCGCAATTTTTTTCAACAACAACTTGCCGAAATTGGCATCCAAACCGGCATCCATTATCCCCTACCTTGCCACCTCCAACCCGCCTATCAAAACTTAGGCTATCAAAAAGGCGATTTTCCCGCCGCTGAAACCCTCTCTCAAGAAATACTTTCCTTGCCTATGTATCCGGGTTTAACCCCCTCCCAAATTCAGCAAGTCATCAACAGTATAGAACTTGTTTTGTGCCATCAAAATAAACTATAA
- the crtB gene encoding cyanoexosortase B, which produces MQIERKITDNIQPYLLFGSILSLLSILYAPVLIHWYQGWLKMIKISLEHEYFSHGLIGLPFAAYISWLDRHNWQKLPNQTHPLGGFLLGLAGVMYLSGLPDLVNLSFPIILTGMSLWFKGIAGLKQQGFPLLLTFLATPNELPYLIAPYTLPLQSFIAGCAGFFLIQLGMDVTVQNINIFVGDKIVEVAPHCAGLKMLFTSLYVSLMLINWYGTWTSRATTITFLTLTVLMSTIANIIRNTLLTLFHGTGANQLFNWLHDGWGGDLYSAIMLVLLIVILNGLEKLKEVFTFEPETEDG; this is translated from the coding sequence ATGCAAATTGAACGCAAAATTACTGACAATATCCAGCCATACCTCCTTTTTGGCAGCATCCTAAGTCTGCTAAGCATTTTGTATGCACCCGTGCTGATTCACTGGTACCAAGGCTGGCTAAAAATGATTAAAATCAGCCTTGAACACGAATATTTCAGTCACGGACTCATCGGCTTACCTTTCGCCGCCTATATTAGTTGGCTCGACCGGCACAACTGGCAAAAACTCCCCAACCAAACTCATCCCCTCGGTGGTTTTTTGCTTGGACTTGCAGGAGTTATGTATCTCAGCGGACTACCCGATCTTGTCAATTTATCCTTTCCAATTATTTTAACCGGCATGAGTTTATGGTTTAAAGGAATTGCCGGTTTAAAACAACAAGGCTTTCCCCTCCTTCTCACATTTTTAGCCACCCCCAACGAACTACCTTATCTTATTGCCCCTTACACCTTACCTCTGCAAAGTTTTATTGCTGGATGTGCGGGATTTTTCCTCATTCAATTAGGTATGGACGTTACCGTTCAAAACATTAACATTTTTGTTGGTGACAAAATTGTAGAAGTCGCCCCTCACTGTGCCGGTTTAAAAATGTTATTTACCAGCCTTTATGTCAGTTTAATGCTAATTAATTGGTACGGCACCTGGACATCCCGCGCCACAACCATCACATTTTTAACCCTTACCGTACTAATGAGTACCATTGCAAACATTATTCGCAACACCTTACTCACCTTATTTCACGGCACCGGCGCCAACCAACTTTTTAACTGGCTACATGACGGATGGGGCGGAGATTTATACTCGGCAATTATGCTAGTTTTATTAATAGTCATCCTCAACGGCCTGGAAAAACTCAAAGAAGTCTTTACCTTTGAACCAGAAACCGAAGATGGGTAA
- a CDS encoding cyanoexosortase B system-associated protein, translating to MKNESLSKIILFLFLLGVIVVGAIPGYFSGYWRWQKPPAVANIEQLRHLRTTGLTVENWQTLDKQPLNIGGLHWILQDIQNDTKTKALILLLPQSESTDQPQVEWTDISGLQRWNMDSQTQIKFTATTPQNPPSNTSQTATVEANFFRAWSDRQTWAVVSWYAFPTGGNPSPQAWFWADRKAQLSNRRVPWVAVSIQIFIEPLGDISKIRPVAESLAKNVQTALMTGPLAE from the coding sequence ATGAAAAATGAAAGCCTTTCTAAAATAATTTTATTCCTATTTTTATTAGGGGTAATAGTAGTGGGGGCAATTCCAGGGTATTTTAGCGGATATTGGCGATGGCAAAAGCCCCCAGCAGTTGCAAATATTGAACAACTCAGACATCTACGCACAACCGGCCTCACAGTAGAAAACTGGCAAACCCTCGATAAACAACCCTTAAACATCGGCGGTTTGCATTGGATTTTACAAGACATCCAAAACGATACTAAAACCAAAGCCTTAATCTTATTATTACCCCAATCAGAATCTACAGATCAACCACAAGTTGAATGGACAGATATCAGCGGTTTACAGCGGTGGAACATGGACTCACAAACCCAAATTAAATTTACAGCAACCACCCCACAAAATCCCCCTTCTAATACATCCCAAACAGCCACAGTAGAAGCAAATTTTTTTCGGGCCTGGAGTGACCGGCAAACCTGGGCAGTAGTCTCTTGGTACGCCTTCCCCACCGGCGGAAACCCATCACCCCAAGCATGGTTTTGGGCAGATCGTAAAGCCCAACTCTCTAACCGGCGTGTTCCCTGGGTTGCAGTTAGCATCCAAATTTTTATCGAACCATTAGGAGATATCTCCAAAATCAGGCCGGTGGCCGAATCTTTGGCTAAAAATGTTCAAACTGCTTTAATGACCGGCCCCTTGGCAGAATAG
- a CDS encoding SLBB domain-containing protein: MMIKFSPYHLLSLTGASLPTGTITLIMAGILNTTQLPTNAQTPQLLSPPPNSTPSFNPPASGTRQGGVPQTSDLFRTYRLGPGDQIFVQVFRYPDLTFNGQINPEGKIIMPLIGSLSVQGLTLEQAQELIQVRLSQFIRDPIVTLALAAQRPVNIAITGEVGQPGFYVIPTNIQPRIASAIILAGGANPTADLRFVRIRRTLNDGTVLERNFDLFTPLQSGGELPSERLEDGDVIIIPKQDITTAPSYNPQIISQSNLASNRPISVTVAGEVGRPGFYPLPPQSVRVFDALQIAGGLTAASDLSSIKIRRTLSDGSVIEQTLDFLTPLTTGTLPPAFRLSEGDVIFIPKREISSAGDEISALIGRSTLASQTGIQVTVTGEIAKPGFYPLQANASRVSDVLLLAGGITQTADLRAVRVRRSLGEGRYSEETLDLFTPLQNSQPLPDLRLANGDAVIVPRLEPGTDAAYDRRLIARSTLAKPTINVRILSYPSGAAGTVSLPNGSSFADALNNIPLDRANLRSIALIRFDPEQGKAVSQDLDGKEALLGDPTQNPMLQDNDVIVVGRNLVARISYALNTFTQPFRDILGFLLFFESLSNSATNLFAPPGTNR; this comes from the coding sequence ATGATGATTAAATTCTCCCCATACCACTTATTGTCATTGACTGGTGCAAGTCTCCCCACCGGCACCATAACCCTAATCATGGCCGGCATTTTAAATACTACTCAACTGCCAACCAACGCCCAAACCCCACAACTCCTTTCACCACCGCCCAATTCCACCCCCTCTTTTAACCCTCCCGCCAGCGGAACGCGACAGGGTGGAGTTCCGCAGACAAGCGACTTATTCCGAACCTACCGATTAGGCCCAGGCGATCAAATATTCGTGCAAGTATTTCGCTATCCCGACCTTACCTTCAACGGCCAGATTAACCCTGAAGGCAAAATCATCATGCCCTTAATTGGCAGTTTATCTGTCCAAGGATTAACCCTAGAACAAGCCCAAGAACTCATCCAAGTAAGACTGAGCCAATTTATCCGAGATCCGATTGTAACGCTTGCCCTCGCAGCCCAAAGACCCGTAAATATTGCCATCACAGGCGAAGTCGGCCAACCGGGGTTTTATGTTATCCCTACAAATATTCAACCTAGAATAGCCAGCGCCATAATATTAGCCGGTGGAGCAAACCCAACCGCAGACTTAAGATTTGTCCGAATTCGGCGAACCTTAAACGATGGAACAGTCCTAGAACGCAACTTTGATTTATTCACCCCCCTGCAAAGCGGCGGGGAACTGCCAAGCGAACGCCTTGAAGACGGCGACGTAATAATTATCCCCAAACAAGACATCACCACAGCCCCCAGCTACAACCCCCAAATTATCAGCCAATCAAACCTAGCATCCAACCGGCCCATATCAGTCACCGTCGCCGGAGAAGTAGGCCGGCCAGGATTTTATCCCCTCCCTCCCCAGAGTGTGCGAGTGTTCGACGCCTTACAGATAGCCGGTGGACTCACAGCAGCCTCAGACTTAAGCAGCATCAAAATCCGACGTACCCTCTCAGATGGATCAGTAATCGAACAAACCCTAGACTTTTTGACACCCCTCACCACCGGCACCCTACCCCCCGCCTTTCGACTTTCCGAAGGCGACGTCATTTTTATCCCAAAACGCGAAATAAGCAGCGCCGGCGATGAAATCAGCGCGTTAATTGGCCGGTCAACCCTGGCATCCCAAACCGGCATCCAAGTCACTGTCACCGGCGAAATCGCCAAACCTGGATTTTATCCCCTACAAGCAAACGCCTCACGAGTATCCGACGTCTTACTGCTGGCCGGTGGAATCACCCAAACCGCAGACTTGCGAGCCGTCCGTGTGCGAAGATCATTAGGAGAAGGCCGGTATAGCGAAGAAACCCTCGACTTATTCACCCCCTTACAAAACTCCCAACCCCTACCCGACCTGCGTTTAGCCAATGGCGATGCCGTCATTGTCCCCAGACTCGAACCCGGAACCGATGCAGCCTACGACCGACGATTAATAGCCCGCTCAACCCTCGCAAAACCCACCATCAACGTGCGAATTTTAAGTTACCCTAGTGGTGCAGCCGGTACCGTCAGCCTTCCCAACGGCAGCAGCTTTGCGGACGCACTCAACAACATCCCCCTAGATAGAGCCAACCTCCGCAGCATAGCCTTGATACGCTTTGATCCCGAACAAGGAAAAGCAGTCTCACAAGACCTAGACGGCAAAGAAGCACTATTGGGAGATCCCACCCAAAACCCCATGCTCCAAGACAACGACGTTATTGTAGTTGGTCGAAACCTAGTAGCAAGAATAAGCTACGCCCTCAACACCTTTACGCAACCATTTCGAGATATTCTCGGATTTTTGCTATTTTTTGAATCCCTCAGCAATAGCGCCACAAACCTCTTTGCCCCCCCCGGAACTAACCGCTAA
- a CDS encoding tyrosine-protein kinase domain-containing protein, whose translation MVLPIVKKYLIAIGKYKWLGAGVFVLAVGAGGVLAIQPDPKPSFTAEGFLASNKPLVIFSKTTSEVQGQAPQVNPDFLLAPEVIKIVADQTKEDPNQLRNGAKVIMPKEGTPPLIQVQYRAENPEKAKTIVSALLNAMVQYSSKINETRVEATIEELQKRLVPVETELKEAQQKLEQYDRVEGAVLSGARIGALPTAIATAQEQQRQLQLSRSGYEAQIRSISEKLGLTPEQAYIAQALSADPILASLRAQIHQNEAQLEILLQDLQEDHPKIVELRRNLQGLAELFDQRAAEVVGANRAAGLLNNGEIRSISSLDPARQQLASTLVGLQAERDRVQQQLEATGRTEQELRAEFATLPNKQLERERLLQQLTIKKTLYDNMQTLLADARTAQAEVVSSVNVLPQPPRVYPTTKPNLPMPLVLVAGGVVGLVGGGVLIFLVSLLDGKLYTVEEVRAWLQDRDLPVLGVLPAVWLFDSDPENMPLMVEPHSPYLEFYERLRTALRRVAEKPVKILLLTSAAASEGKTFCAYNLAIASARAGKRTLLFEADLRQPSRARSLKVAVDPESSLEPLRYYGQPHLCIRMVPLIENLYLVPSLAVRNGGGIWDSSEVERLFKEVRGRFDLVVVDAPALSTGTEALLLEPLCDGMAIVTRPLVSEGGMLTEFVEPLIDAEDVRLLGSIINGVDIPVALYSPSVETEKPVVDLREESRRISGISAEKKRQFPQPGEVPSSGRF comes from the coding sequence ATGGTTCTCCCTATTGTAAAAAAATATCTTATAGCAATTGGCAAATATAAATGGTTAGGAGCAGGTGTTTTTGTCCTAGCCGTAGGGGCCGGTGGAGTTTTAGCAATTCAACCAGATCCCAAACCAAGTTTTACCGCCGAAGGCTTCCTCGCTTCTAATAAACCATTAGTCATATTTTCTAAAACAACATCCGAAGTGCAAGGACAAGCACCTCAAGTTAACCCAGATTTTTTGTTAGCGCCAGAAGTCATAAAAATAGTAGCTGATCAAACCAAAGAAGACCCAAATCAGCTAAGAAATGGCGCAAAAGTGATTATGCCCAAAGAAGGAACACCGCCCTTAATTCAGGTGCAATACCGGGCAGAAAATCCTGAAAAAGCAAAAACCATCGTCAGCGCTTTGCTCAATGCAATGGTGCAATATAGCAGCAAAATTAACGAAACGCGAGTAGAAGCAACAATTGAGGAATTGCAAAAACGTTTGGTGCCGGTGGAAACAGAACTCAAAGAAGCACAGCAAAAACTCGAACAATATGATCGCGTTGAAGGGGCTGTGCTGTCGGGCGCTCGAATTGGGGCGCTACCCACCGCCATTGCAACCGCACAAGAACAACAGCGACAACTGCAACTGAGTAGATCGGGGTATGAGGCACAAATTCGCAGTATCTCCGAAAAACTGGGATTAACGCCCGAACAAGCTTATATAGCTCAGGCGCTTAGTGCTGATCCGATTTTGGCTTCTTTGCGGGCACAAATTCATCAAAATGAGGCCCAACTTGAAATTCTTTTGCAAGACTTACAGGAAGATCACCCCAAAATTGTAGAGTTGCGGCGGAATTTGCAAGGTTTAGCAGAGTTGTTTGATCAAAGGGCTGCTGAGGTGGTGGGCGCAAATCGGGCGGCGGGTTTGTTGAATAATGGTGAGATTCGCTCCATTAGTAGTTTAGATCCGGCGCGGCAACAGTTGGCGAGTACGCTGGTTGGTTTACAGGCAGAACGAGATCGCGTCCAGCAGCAGTTGGAAGCAACTGGTCGCACAGAACAGGAATTACGGGCGGAGTTTGCGACGCTTCCGAATAAGCAATTGGAACGAGAACGCTTGTTACAGCAGCTAACGATTAAGAAAACTCTTTATGACAATATGCAGACTTTGCTCGCAGATGCCAGAACAGCCCAAGCCGAAGTTGTGAGTAGTGTGAATGTTTTGCCGCAACCGCCAAGGGTTTACCCAACCACAAAGCCGAATTTGCCTATGCCTTTGGTTTTGGTGGCTGGTGGTGTGGTGGGTTTGGTGGGCGGTGGGGTTTTGATATTTTTGGTGTCTTTGCTGGATGGGAAGTTATATACAGTGGAGGAGGTTCGCGCTTGGTTGCAAGATCGGGATCTGCCGGTTTTGGGGGTTTTACCTGCGGTGTGGTTGTTTGATTCTGATCCTGAGAATATGCCTTTGATGGTTGAACCTCATTCTCCTTATTTGGAGTTTTATGAGCGGTTGCGGACGGCTTTGCGTCGGGTGGCTGAGAAGCCGGTGAAAATTTTGTTGTTGACTTCGGCGGCTGCTTCTGAGGGCAAAACTTTTTGTGCTTATAATTTGGCCATTGCTTCGGCACGGGCCGGCAAACGTACTTTGCTTTTTGAGGCTGATTTGCGCCAACCTTCGCGGGCGCGATCTTTGAAGGTGGCGGTTGACCCTGAAAGTTCGCTGGAACCTTTGCGTTATTATGGTCAACCGCATCTTTGTATTCGGATGGTGCCTTTGATTGAAAATCTTTATTTGGTGCCTTCGCTTGCTGTGCGGAATGGGGGGGGCATTTGGGATTCTAGTGAGGTTGAGCGGTTGTTTAAGGAGGTGCGTGGGCGGTTTGATTTGGTGGTGGTGGATGCACCGGCTTTGAGTACCGGCACAGAGGCGCTTTTGTTGGAGCCGCTTTGTGATGGGATGGCTATTGTGACTCGTCCGCTTGTTTCGGAAGGGGGGATGTTGACGGAGTTTGTTGAGCCTTTGATTGATGCGGAGGATGTCCGTCTTTTGGGTTCGATTATTAATGGGGTTGATATTCCGGTGGCGCTTTATAGTCCTTCTGTGGAAACAGAAAAGCCGGTTGTGGATCTCAGGGAAGAAAGCCGGCGCATTTCGGGAATTTCTGCTGAGAAAAAACGTCAATTTCCTCAACCGGGTGAGGTGCCAAGCAGTGGCCGGTTTTAG
- a CDS encoding rhomboid family intramembrane serine protease — protein sequence MVPLRDDNPVRITPYVTYGLIAANIVVFLYEITLLPPQLDAFFRSWAVVPRELSLTLEGAIIPTSPVPEWITLISSQFLHGGFLHIAGNMLFLWIFGNNVEERLGHIKYLIFYITCGVLAALSQWLFAQGSTIPSLGASGAIAGVMGAYILRYPQAEIVTLIPLGFFTNIVRVPAYFFLGFWFVQQAFNGLASLNSPVDMGMQGGVAYWAHAGGFIFGAILGPLFGLLSNPSEEY from the coding sequence GTGGTACCTTTACGCGATGACAACCCAGTACGCATCACCCCGTATGTAACCTACGGGTTAATAGCCGCCAACATCGTAGTATTTCTGTATGAAATAACCCTACTACCGCCACAGTTAGATGCCTTTTTCCGTAGCTGGGCAGTAGTTCCCAGAGAACTTTCTCTCACCCTAGAAGGCGCAATCATACCCACATCCCCCGTACCCGAATGGATAACCCTTATTAGCTCGCAATTTTTACACGGAGGATTTTTGCACATTGCCGGCAATATGTTATTTCTGTGGATATTTGGCAACAACGTAGAAGAGCGACTTGGACACATCAAATACTTAATTTTTTATATCACCTGCGGCGTACTAGCAGCCCTCAGCCAATGGCTATTTGCCCAAGGTTCAACCATCCCCTCCCTGGGAGCCTCCGGCGCCATAGCCGGCGTCATGGGAGCCTACATTTTGCGATATCCCCAAGCAGAAATTGTCACCTTAATACCCCTGGGATTTTTCACAAACATCGTGCGAGTACCGGCCTACTTTTTCCTGGGCTTTTGGTTTGTACAACAAGCCTTTAACGGACTTGCCAGCCTCAACTCACCCGTTGACATGGGAATGCAAGGCGGAGTTGCTTATTGGGCTCATGCCGGCGGCTTTATCTTCGGAGCCATCCTCGGCCCACTCTTCGGACTCTTAAGCAACCCCTCAGAAGAGTATTGA